In a genomic window of Pedosphaera parvula Ellin514:
- a CDS encoding sigma-54-dependent transcriptional regulator — MAKLLLIDDEADVQYSFRRIFDSPEIELTTAASGEEGLKLLPRVKPDLVIMDIRMGGITGLETLRRIRQIDTKVLVILMTAYGTTQTAIEAMKLGAYDYLLKPFDVPKLKEIVQGALKTARDMRQVVSYQPLLETEDYELGIVGRSEPMQKVFKLIGQLAASDATALITGESGTGKELVARAIYHHSERAAKPFLAINCAAIPEQLLESELFGHEKGAFTSANNQRIGRFEQCHQGTIFLDEIGDMTPATQTKILRVLQSGTFERVGGNQPIHVDVRVIAATNKPLEQAVAARQFREDLFYRLNVVRIQLPALRERPEDIRLLVNYFLKKFAHDQQGQPKSIAGGALKILEKYHWPGNVRELENAIQRAVVVAKGDVILPADLPPEINDPGSAATTVVPSPGTTPAAGGEEGLTEMGSVARMLFRWAKKDPKLKIIPAVERELIIHALQETKGNQVHASKLLGITRATLRKRVEKFGIRKELNIV, encoded by the coding sequence ATGGCTAAACTGTTGTTAATCGATGACGAAGCGGATGTGCAATATTCCTTTCGCCGAATCTTTGATTCCCCCGAAATAGAACTCACCACGGCTGCCAGTGGTGAAGAAGGTTTGAAACTGCTCCCGAGGGTCAAACCCGATCTTGTGATAATGGACATCCGCATGGGTGGCATCACCGGTCTGGAAACGTTGCGGCGCATTCGCCAGATTGATACCAAAGTGTTGGTCATCCTTATGACTGCTTATGGCACCACTCAGACGGCCATCGAAGCCATGAAGCTGGGTGCCTACGATTATTTGCTCAAACCGTTCGACGTTCCCAAGCTTAAGGAAATCGTTCAGGGCGCGTTAAAGACCGCACGCGATATGCGGCAGGTGGTTTCCTATCAGCCGTTGCTGGAAACAGAGGATTACGAGCTGGGCATCGTGGGCCGAAGCGAGCCGATGCAGAAGGTTTTCAAGTTGATCGGTCAACTTGCGGCTTCTGACGCCACTGCCTTGATTACCGGGGAAAGCGGGACCGGAAAAGAATTGGTGGCAAGAGCGATTTATCATCACAGTGAGCGGGCGGCAAAACCGTTCCTGGCGATCAACTGCGCAGCTATTCCCGAGCAACTGCTCGAGAGTGAATTGTTTGGTCATGAAAAGGGTGCTTTCACGAGTGCCAACAACCAGCGAATTGGTCGGTTTGAACAGTGCCATCAAGGCACCATTTTTCTAGATGAAATCGGTGACATGACGCCGGCCACCCAAACGAAGATTTTGCGCGTCCTGCAATCTGGCACCTTCGAGCGTGTCGGCGGCAATCAACCCATTCATGTGGATGTGCGGGTCATCGCAGCCACCAACAAGCCGCTGGAACAGGCGGTGGCGGCACGACAATTTCGCGAAGACCTCTTTTATCGGTTGAACGTCGTTCGAATCCAATTGCCGGCACTGCGTGAGCGTCCTGAGGATATCCGCCTGTTGGTAAATTATTTCCTCAAAAAATTTGCGCACGACCAACAGGGTCAGCCGAAGTCGATTGCCGGAGGAGCCCTGAAGATCCTCGAAAAATATCATTGGCCTGGCAATGTGCGCGAATTGGAGAATGCCATTCAACGGGCCGTGGTTGTGGCCAAAGGCGACGTCATTTTGCCGGCTGACCTGCCACCTGAGATAAACGATCCCGGTTCTGCCGCCACCACCGTGGTTCCTTCACCCGGCACCACCCCGGCAGCCGGTGGGGAGGAAGGACTCACTGAGATGGGGTCCGTGGCCAGGATGCTCTTTCGTTGGGCCAAAAAGGATCCCAAATTGAAGATTATTCCCGCGGTGGAACGCGAGTTGATCATCCATGCATTGCAGGAAACCAAGGGGAACCAGGTGCATGCCTCAAAACTGCTTGGGATTACGCGTGCGACGCTCCGCAAGCGAGTGGAAAAATTCGGTATCAGGAAGGAACTCAACATCGTTTAG
- a CDS encoding DUF1003 domain-containing protein, which produces MISRTEQKQEPYPSEMAQVVQRNIRALLARRQAEERRKGWQDWLADTITRFTGSMLFVYIHLVIYGLWIVINLGWIPFIPKFDPTFVILAMVASVEAIFLSTFVLITQNRMAAIADKRADLDLQTSLLAEHEVTRLIQLVTAMAKQMGIEESHNPELNELARDVKPEKVLDTIDENQKRFEFEERSSRE; this is translated from the coding sequence ATGATTTCTAGAACTGAACAAAAACAGGAACCATATCCATCCGAAATGGCCCAGGTGGTCCAACGCAACATTCGCGCCCTATTGGCTCGAAGACAGGCGGAAGAACGGCGCAAAGGATGGCAGGACTGGCTTGCGGACACCATTACAAGATTCACAGGCAGCATGCTTTTCGTTTATATTCACCTGGTCATTTATGGCTTGTGGATCGTCATCAATCTTGGGTGGATACCTTTTATCCCGAAATTCGATCCCACGTTTGTGATCCTTGCCATGGTGGCTTCAGTGGAAGCCATTTTTCTATCCACCTTTGTTCTCATCACCCAAAATCGCATGGCAGCCATCGCTGACAAGCGAGCCGACCTGGACTTGCAGACCAGCTTGCTGGCAGAACACGAAGTCACGCGACTTATTCAACTGGTCACCGCCATGGCCAAACAAATGGGAATTGAGGAATCACATAATCCTGAGCTGAACGAACTGGCCCGGGATGTGAAGCCGGAAAAGGTCCTCGATACCATTGATGAAAATCAGAAACGATTTGAGTTCGAAGAGCGAAGTTCCCGGGAATAA
- a CDS encoding CCA tRNA nucleotidyltransferase, which translates to MTLRETATELVRRLQTAGFDAYWVGGCVRDYFLGREPKDFDVATNAVPEQVERIFQRTIPVGRKFGVLIVLEKGFEFQIATFRAESDYQDGRHPEQVTFGDPKADASRRDFTINGLFYDPVNDVLHDWVGGEVDLKAKVLRTIGEPAERFAEDHLRLLRAVRFAAQLNFQIEAKTFAAMVANAPKIKTISAERIREELMKVFRPPHAARGLDLLRESGLLEQVLPEIAATITCEQTPDYHPEGSVYNHVRLMLSQLPEDASPELPWAVLLHDVAKPVTASRDPETGSIHFYGHEKVGAEMAEVLLQRLKFPRKETDEIVAAVLYHMQFKDVPNMRKSTLRRMIMRETFPLELALHRLDCLGSHRMLDHYDFMVEQERELEKKPEILPPLLNGNDLMALGMQPGPAMGELLTELRDKQLQEELKTSDEAREWVLEKLKTKP; encoded by the coding sequence ATGACATTACGTGAAACAGCTACAGAATTGGTGCGCCGTTTACAGACGGCGGGCTTTGACGCGTACTGGGTGGGCGGGTGTGTGCGCGATTACTTTCTCGGACGCGAGCCGAAGGATTTTGACGTTGCCACGAACGCGGTACCGGAGCAGGTCGAGAGAATCTTTCAACGCACCATTCCCGTAGGCCGGAAGTTTGGGGTATTGATCGTTCTCGAAAAGGGTTTTGAGTTTCAGATAGCCACCTTCCGCGCGGAATCCGATTACCAGGATGGCCGTCATCCCGAGCAGGTCACTTTTGGCGACCCGAAAGCCGATGCCAGCCGTCGTGATTTCACGATCAACGGTCTTTTTTACGATCCAGTCAATGATGTGCTGCACGATTGGGTGGGGGGGGAAGTTGATCTGAAAGCAAAAGTCTTGCGCACCATTGGAGAGCCAGCCGAACGTTTTGCCGAAGATCATCTGCGTTTACTCCGGGCGGTGCGTTTTGCCGCGCAACTTAATTTCCAAATCGAAGCAAAAACCTTTGCGGCCATGGTGGCCAATGCGCCCAAGATCAAAACCATCAGCGCCGAACGCATTCGCGAAGAGTTGATGAAGGTGTTTCGTCCGCCGCACGCAGCACGCGGATTGGACCTGTTGCGTGAAAGCGGCTTGCTCGAACAGGTGCTGCCTGAAATTGCCGCGACCATTACCTGCGAGCAAACGCCGGATTATCATCCGGAAGGAAGCGTTTATAATCATGTTCGTTTGATGCTGTCCCAGTTGCCGGAGGATGCTTCACCGGAATTGCCGTGGGCAGTTTTGTTGCACGATGTAGCCAAGCCGGTGACGGCATCCCGAGATCCCGAAACGGGAAGCATCCATTTTTATGGCCACGAAAAGGTGGGCGCTGAAATGGCCGAAGTGCTGCTGCAACGCCTGAAGTTTCCGCGCAAGGAGACGGATGAAATTGTGGCCGCCGTGCTCTATCACATGCAGTTCAAGGATGTGCCGAACATGCGGAAGTCGACGTTGCGTCGCATGATCATGCGGGAAACTTTTCCGCTGGAACTGGCGCTGCACCGTTTGGATTGCCTCGGCTCACACCGGATGTTGGATCACTATGATTTCATGGTGGAACAGGAGCGGGAACTGGAGAAGAAGCCCGAAATTTTGCCGCCGTTGCTGAATGGCAACGATCTAATGGCACTTGGTATGCAACCTGGTCCAGCCATGGGTGAATTGCTCACGGAATTGCGCGATAAACAGTTGCAGGAGGAGTTGAAAACGAGCGACGAAGCACGCGAGTGGGTTTTGGAAAAGCTGAAAACGAAGCCTTAA
- a CDS encoding sugar phosphate isomerase/epimerase family protein: protein MYSLSSCWNSHRHTDGRVMLREIRDLGFEYAELSHGTRISLLPGAIEAVEAGEIKISSLHNFCPLPIGINHSAPNLFKFSAYKPMERENALRYTRKTIEMAAKLKAPLVVLHYGAIEMKDYTDKLIEMVGRGDKETSKYQKLCDEVMRKREGIKEEFIERANEVLHKLLPEAENLGVKLGIENREAVEELPLEHDYHFLFKEFTSPNIVYWHDTGHAQIKENLGFIHHLMHLESQRERLFGFHIHDVQFPGRDHCEPGTGTVDFKALKPLVKPEHIKVFEFSPGLTVEEVKRGVVHVKNIWGTE, encoded by the coding sequence ATGTATTCGCTTTCCAGCTGTTGGAATTCTCATCGACACACCGATGGCCGCGTGATGTTGCGCGAAATTCGCGACCTTGGTTTTGAGTATGCGGAACTCAGCCACGGCACACGCATCAGCCTTTTGCCCGGCGCCATCGAAGCGGTGGAAGCGGGCGAGATTAAGATTTCCAGTCTCCACAATTTTTGTCCGCTGCCCATTGGGATAAATCATTCGGCGCCTAATTTATTTAAATTTTCCGCATACAAACCGATGGAGCGCGAAAATGCGCTTCGTTACACGCGCAAAACCATCGAGATGGCAGCGAAACTCAAAGCTCCTCTCGTCGTGCTGCATTACGGCGCCATCGAGATGAAGGATTACACCGACAAATTGATCGAGATGGTCGGTCGTGGCGACAAGGAAACCTCCAAATATCAAAAGCTATGCGACGAAGTCATGCGCAAGCGTGAGGGCATCAAGGAGGAATTTATCGAACGGGCCAATGAAGTTCTGCACAAGCTTTTGCCCGAGGCGGAGAATCTTGGCGTGAAGTTAGGCATCGAAAATCGCGAAGCCGTCGAAGAATTGCCGCTCGAGCACGATTATCATTTTTTGTTCAAGGAATTCACCAGCCCGAACATCGTTTACTGGCACGATACCGGCCATGCGCAAATCAAGGAGAACCTCGGGTTCATCCATCACCTCATGCATTTGGAATCGCAACGCGAGCGCCTCTTTGGTTTCCATATTCATGACGTGCAATTTCCCGGTCGCGACCACTGCGAGCCCGGCACTGGCACCGTCGATTTCAAAGCGCTTAAGCCGCTGGTGAAACCCGAGCACATCAAGGTTTTTGAATTCAGCCCCGGCCTGACCGTGGAGGAAGTCAAACGCGGCGTCGTGCACGTGAAGAATATTTGGGGGACGGAATAA
- the rpsU gene encoding 30S ribosomal protein S21, which produces MTEIRLKKGEPVEKALRRLKKKIDREGTLKVVRNHRHFEKPSERKRRKMKAARFSAMLSARYADL; this is translated from the coding sequence TTGACAGAGATTAGACTGAAAAAAGGCGAACCCGTTGAAAAGGCCCTGCGTCGATTGAAGAAGAAAATCGATCGCGAAGGCACCCTTAAGGTTGTACGCAACCATCGGCATTTTGAAAAGCCGAGCGAACGCAAACGCCGTAAGATGAAAGCCGCCCGGTTCTCCGCCATGCTGAGCGCCCGTTACGCGGACTTGTAA
- a CDS encoding RNA polymerase sigma factor — protein MESTDAELIAAVLKGDAASFEPLIKKYSPRVFATARRYARRESEIEDIVQEVWLKSFQKLSSFRGDAPFEHWLMRLTVRTCYDFLRGHKRNREMAFSELTEPEENWLDHFVAEPEKAEENAAAAKALVARVLEQLSPPARLIITLLEIEEKSVKEIAVLTGWSVPLVKVRAFRARAEMKKCLAKLVKDKYL, from the coding sequence ATGGAATCGACCGATGCGGAACTCATCGCCGCAGTGCTGAAGGGTGATGCCGCAAGCTTTGAGCCTCTGATCAAAAAGTATTCGCCGCGCGTTTTCGCCACCGCCCGGCGTTACGCCCGACGGGAAAGCGAAATTGAGGACATCGTCCAGGAGGTCTGGCTCAAATCGTTCCAGAAACTCAGCAGTTTTCGCGGCGATGCCCCTTTTGAACATTGGCTCATGCGCCTGACGGTGCGCACCTGTTACGATTTCCTGCGCGGGCACAAGCGCAACCGCGAAATGGCTTTTTCTGAGCTGACCGAGCCGGAGGAAAACTGGCTGGATCATTTTGTCGCTGAACCGGAAAAAGCCGAAGAAAACGCCGCGGCAGCGAAGGCCCTGGTCGCACGCGTGCTGGAACAACTTTCTCCCCCCGCGCGGCTTATCATTACTCTTTTGGAGATTGAAGAAAAGTCGGTCAAAGAAATTGCCGTGCTGACCGGCTGGTCAGTGCCATTGGTAAAAGTCCGTGCCTTTCGCGCCCGGGCTGAGATGAAAAAGTGTCTGGCAAAACTCGTAAAAGATAAGTATCTGTAA